The nucleotide window TCCGCGCGATCGAGAACGACGTGCAGCGCGAGGGGCGCATCCCGCTGACGTGGTACGACGTCCTGCTCGAACTCGACGGGGCGGGCCTGCGGGGTCTGCGCATGCAGGAGCTGGCCCAGCGGGTGGTGCTCAGCCGCACCCGGGTGAGCCGGCTGGTCGACGAGATGGTGCGGGCCGGGCTGGTCGCCAAGAAGCCCGACGCCACGGACAAGCGGGTGGTGTGGGCGGTCGTCACCGAC belongs to Streptantibioticus cattleyicolor NRRL 8057 = DSM 46488 and includes:
- a CDS encoding MarR family winged helix-turn-helix transcriptional regulator is translated as MSSHDGDEVRLQAWRALLLAHNAAVRAIENDVQREGRIPLTWYDVLLELDGAGLRGLRMQELAQRVVLSRTRVSRLVDEMVRAGLVAKKPDATDKRVVWAVVTDDGRKALRDTAPAYLRGIHRHFGSHLTEDECAVLAEALLKVAHGGERLDWR